From the Sphingomonas suaedae genome, one window contains:
- the phoB gene encoding phosphate regulon transcriptional regulator PhoB, with amino-acid sequence MSRARMLLVEDDAALAELLTYHFKREDFDVRHTPDGEEALLLAKESAPDIVLLDWMVESLSGIEVCRRLRRMSETANVPIIMLTARGEEEDRVRGLETGADDYVTKPFSPRELVARVGAVLRRVRPALAGEALTYGDIEMDTVGHKVRRGGEVVPLGPTEFRLLKHFLEHPGWVFSRERLLDAVWGHDSDIESRTVDVHIRRLRKAINIGNRPDIIRTVRSAGYSLDAGN; translated from the coding sequence ATGAGCCGCGCTCGTATGCTGCTGGTCGAGGACGATGCCGCACTCGCCGAACTCCTCACCTATCATTTCAAGCGTGAGGATTTCGACGTGCGCCACACGCCGGACGGCGAAGAAGCGCTGTTGCTCGCCAAGGAAAGCGCGCCCGACATCGTCCTGCTCGACTGGATGGTCGAGAGTCTTTCCGGGATCGAGGTCTGCCGCCGCCTGCGCCGGATGAGCGAAACGGCCAACGTCCCGATCATCATGCTCACCGCGCGCGGCGAGGAAGAGGACCGCGTCCGCGGTCTCGAAACCGGCGCCGACGATTATGTCACCAAGCCGTTCAGTCCGCGCGAGCTGGTGGCGCGCGTCGGCGCGGTGCTGCGCCGCGTGCGCCCTGCACTGGCTGGCGAGGCGCTGACCTATGGCGACATCGAGATGGACACGGTCGGCCATAAGGTACGCCGCGGCGGCGAAGTCGTACCGCTCGGCCCGACCGAGTTCCGGCTGCTCAAGCATTTCCTGGAGCATCCGGGCTGGGTGTTCTCGCGCGAGCGGCTGCTCGACGCGGTCTGGGGGCATGACAGCGACATCGAAAGCCGCACGGTCGACGTTCATATCCGTCGGCTGCGCAAGGCGATCAATATCGGCAACCGCCCCGACATCATCCGCACGGT
- the phoU gene encoding phosphate signaling complex protein PhoU, whose translation MVTGHEHTVKAFDEDIKHLRALISQMGGLAEQAIGDAMLALERNDTALAKDVRKKDKAIDAIEAEVEKLAVRVIALRAPMADDLREVVAALKIAAVVERIGDYAKNIAKRVPLVHTPGAERIEAISLLPAMANMASEMVHDVLDAFSARDAEAAIRVCERDNRLDDFYDSIFRTLVTYMVENPRTISEVAHLLFVAKNIERIGDHATNVAEMVYFAATGNYMADRDTIEVPEA comes from the coding sequence ATGGTGACCGGCCACGAACATACGGTCAAAGCGTTCGACGAGGATATCAAGCATCTGCGCGCATTGATCTCGCAGATGGGCGGGCTTGCCGAACAGGCGATCGGCGATGCCATGCTGGCGCTGGAACGCAACGATACCGCGCTGGCCAAGGATGTCCGCAAGAAGGACAAGGCGATCGACGCAATCGAGGCGGAGGTCGAGAAGCTCGCCGTCCGCGTGATCGCGCTGCGCGCGCCGATGGCCGACGATCTGCGGGAGGTCGTGGCCGCGCTCAAGATTGCCGCCGTGGTCGAGCGGATCGGCGACTATGCCAAGAATATCGCCAAGCGCGTGCCGCTGGTCCACACACCCGGCGCGGAACGGATCGAGGCGATTTCGCTGCTGCCCGCCATGGCGAACATGGCGAGCGAGATGGTGCACGACGTGCTCGACGCCTTCTCCGCCCGCGATGCCGAGGCCGCAATCCGCGTGTGCGAGCGCGACAACCGGTTGGACGACTTCTACGACAGTATCTTCCGCACGCTCGTGACCTATATGGTCGAAAATCCCCGCACGATCAGCGAAGTCGCACACCTGCTGTTCGTCGCCAAGAATATCGAGCGGATCGGCGACCACGCGACCAACGTCGCCGAAATGGTCTATTTCGCCGCGACCGGCAATTACATGGCCGATCGCGACACGATCGAAGTGCCGGAGGCCTGA
- the pstB gene encoding phosphate ABC transporter ATP-binding protein PstB: MSARGVNVYYGEKQAINDVSIDVDMDNVTAFIGPSGCGKSTFLRTLNRMNDTVASARVEGKITLDGEDIYDKSMDVVQLRARVGMVFQKPNPFPKSIYENVAYGPRIHGLARSKSDMDQIVERSLRRAGLFEEVKDRLQDSGTALSGGQQQRLCIARAIAVDPEVILMDEPCSALDPIATAKIEELIHELRGKYAIVIVTHNMQQAARVSQRTAFFHLGTLVEYGETDQIFTAPRQERTKDYITGRYG; encoded by the coding sequence ATGTCGGCGCGTGGCGTCAACGTCTATTATGGTGAGAAACAGGCCATCAACGACGTGTCGATCGACGTCGATATGGACAATGTCACCGCATTCATCGGGCCGTCGGGCTGCGGCAAGTCGACATTCCTCCGCACGCTCAACCGCATGAACGACACCGTCGCCAGCGCGCGGGTCGAGGGCAAGATCACGCTCGATGGCGAGGACATCTACGACAAGTCGATGGACGTAGTGCAGCTGCGTGCGCGCGTCGGCATGGTGTTCCAGAAGCCGAACCCCTTCCCGAAATCGATCTACGAGAATGTCGCCTATGGTCCCCGCATCCACGGGCTGGCGCGATCCAAGAGCGACATGGACCAGATCGTCGAGCGGTCGCTGCGCCGCGCGGGGTTGTTCGAGGAAGTGAAGGACCGGCTGCAGGACAGCGGTACCGCGCTGTCGGGCGGGCAGCAACAGCGGCTGTGCATCGCACGCGCCATCGCGGTCGACCCCGAGGTCATCCTGATGGACGAGCCCTGCTCCGCGCTCGATCCGATCGCGACGGCGAAGATCGAGGAGCTGATCCACGAGCTGCGCGGCAAATACGCGATCGTGATCGTCACGCATAACATGCAGCAGGCCGCGCGCGTCAGCCAGCGCACCGCGTTCTTCCACCTCGGCACGCTTGTCGAATATGGCGAAACGGACCAGATATTCACGGCGCCCCGTCAGGAGCGCACCAAAGACTATATTACCGGAAGGTACGGATAA
- the pstA gene encoding phosphate ABC transporter permease PstA — protein MSETLVPQLPTRPEEPASAAPTGWKSDSMQKRIRARYARERRFRMWGLAAVIGSAGFLAFLLVTMLWQGIGGFQRAEIALPIDFKAAALEVTPEQLRGKGADLALASAGLNDVVANAAVAAFGPDGPDYISESAWVTVRDELKARPELLQGRASIDVPASSPIALAAKGDGNDPAVTRVATRLRDEGTLTQGFNIDFLTGSDATDPTGVGIWGALKGSLLTMFITLMIAFPIGVFSAIYLEEYAPRNRWTDLIEVSINNLAAVPSIIFGLLGLAVFLNFLHLPRSAPLVGGMTLALMIMPVIVIAGRNAIKAVPPSIRDAALGIGASRIQVVFHHVLPLALPGILTGTIIGMARALGETAPLLLIGMRAFIVTPPGGVFDPATVLPVQIFLWSDQVSRGFVEKTSAAIIVLLIFLLAMNAVAIYLRNRFETRW, from the coding sequence ATGAGTGAGACCCTCGTTCCGCAGCTCCCCACCCGCCCCGAGGAGCCCGCATCCGCGGCGCCGACCGGCTGGAAGAGCGATTCGATGCAGAAGCGTATCCGCGCCCGCTATGCCCGGGAGCGTCGCTTCCGCATGTGGGGGCTGGCGGCGGTCATCGGATCGGCCGGTTTCCTCGCCTTCTTGCTCGTCACGATGCTGTGGCAGGGCATTGGCGGATTCCAGCGTGCGGAAATCGCGCTGCCGATCGATTTCAAAGCTGCCGCACTCGAAGTGACGCCCGAGCAATTGCGCGGCAAGGGCGCCGATCTCGCGCTCGCCAGCGCCGGGCTGAACGATGTCGTGGCCAACGCCGCCGTTGCAGCGTTCGGTCCTGACGGCCCCGACTATATCTCCGAAAGCGCATGGGTGACGGTGCGCGACGAACTCAAGGCGCGGCCGGAACTGCTACAGGGGCGCGCATCGATCGACGTCCCCGCCTCCTCGCCGATTGCGCTGGCTGCCAAGGGCGACGGCAACGATCCGGCGGTCACCCGCGTCGCGACGCGGCTGCGGGACGAGGGGACGCTGACTCAAGGGTTCAACATCGATTTCCTGACCGGATCGGACGCCACCGATCCCACCGGAGTGGGCATCTGGGGCGCACTCAAGGGTTCGCTGCTGACGATGTTCATCACGCTGATGATCGCATTTCCGATCGGCGTGTTCTCGGCGATCTATCTTGAGGAATATGCCCCGCGAAACCGCTGGACCGACCTGATCGAGGTTTCGATCAACAATCTGGCCGCGGTCCCGTCGATCATCTTCGGTCTGCTCGGCCTCGCCGTGTTCCTCAATTTCCTGCACCTCCCCCGCTCCGCACCGCTGGTCGGCGGAATGACGCTGGCGCTGATGATCATGCCGGTTATCGTGATCGCCGGGCGCAACGCGATCAAGGCGGTGCCACCATCGATCCGCGACGCAGCGCTCGGTATCGGCGCGAGCCGAATCCAGGTGGTGTTCCACCACGTTCTCCCGCTCGCGCTGCCGGGCATCCTGACCGGCACGATCATCGGCATGGCGCGTGCGCTGGGCGAGACCGCGCCGCTGCTGCTGATCGGAATGCGCGCCTTCATCGTCACCCCGCCGGGCGGCGTGTTCGATCCCGCGACGGTGCTGCCGGTGCAGATTTTCCTCTGGTCCGATCAGGTCAGCCGCGGCTTTGTCGAAAAGACCAGCGCCGCGATCATCGTCCTGCTGATCTTCCTGCTCGCGATGAATGCCGTCGCCATCTATCTTCGCAACCGATTCGAGACCCGCTGGTAA
- the pstC gene encoding phosphate ABC transporter permease subunit PstC, producing MNVFALLFLVLGLGLIAWLTARARAARLSRGIAARRLHSLPSQHGWYVATWAVVPALIFIVVWANISPGLITESVLASPAAAQLPGFGFERETILNEAYSLAQGSSQGAFYPVAEQLAPAYAEAITRYNWIGTAIALILAFAFGALAFTRVKPDFRARTRFERAVMLLLLVASLIAILTTLGIFLSLIFESVRFFSIVPVTDFLFGLNWSPQVIRADDPGANLGALPLFWGTFFIGAVIAMLIAIPFGLMSAIYLTQYAPRSFRAWMKPILEILAGVPTVVYGYFAALTVGPLIRDFAVMLGFQFASAESALSAGLVMGIMIIPFVSSMADDSIAAVPTAMRDGSLAMGATTSETIKRVLIPAALPGVVAGILLAVSRAIGETMIVVMAASGAANITLNPFEGATTVTKQIVDLLTGETAFDSPKTLAAFALGLTLFMITFVLNIVALRVVKKYREAYE from the coding sequence GTGAACGTTTTCGCTCTCCTGTTCCTTGTCCTCGGCCTTGGCCTGATCGCCTGGCTGACGGCGCGTGCCCGCGCGGCGCGACTGTCCCGCGGTATCGCAGCGCGGCGGCTGCACAGTCTGCCCAGCCAACATGGCTGGTACGTCGCCACCTGGGCGGTCGTCCCGGCGCTGATCTTCATCGTCGTGTGGGCCAATATCAGCCCGGGGCTGATCACAGAATCGGTGCTGGCCAGCCCCGCTGCGGCGCAGCTTCCGGGTTTCGGCTTCGAACGGGAGACGATCCTCAACGAAGCCTATAGCCTCGCCCAGGGGAGCAGCCAGGGCGCCTTCTATCCCGTCGCGGAACAGCTTGCGCCCGCTTATGCGGAGGCGATCACCCGCTATAACTGGATCGGCACCGCGATTGCGCTGATCCTCGCCTTTGCGTTCGGGGCGCTCGCCTTCACCCGTGTGAAGCCCGATTTCCGCGCGCGCACCCGGTTCGAACGCGCGGTGATGCTGCTGCTTCTGGTCGCGTCGCTGATCGCGATCCTGACCACGCTCGGCATCTTCCTCTCGCTGATCTTCGAGAGCGTCCGCTTCTTCTCGATCGTCCCCGTCACCGATTTCCTGTTCGGCCTGAACTGGAGCCCCCAGGTCATCCGCGCCGACGATCCCGGCGCGAATCTGGGCGCGCTCCCACTATTTTGGGGCACCTTCTTCATCGGCGCAGTCATCGCGATGTTGATCGCCATCCCCTTCGGACTGATGAGCGCGATCTACCTCACCCAATATGCGCCGCGCAGCTTCCGCGCCTGGATGAAGCCGATCCTCGAGATCCTCGCCGGCGTGCCGACGGTCGTGTACGGCTATTTCGCCGCGCTGACCGTGGGGCCGCTGATCCGCGATTTCGCGGTGATGCTGGGCTTCCAGTTCGCCTCGGCGGAAAGCGCGCTGTCGGCGGGCCTCGTCATGGGAATCATGATCATCCCGTTCGTCTCGTCGATGGCGGACGATTCGATCGCGGCGGTGCCGACCGCGATGCGCGACGGCAGCCTGGCGATGGGCGCGACGACCAGCGAGACGATCAAGCGCGTGCTGATCCCCGCCGCACTGCCCGGCGTGGTCGCGGGCATCCTGCTCGCGGTCAGCCGTGCGATCGGCGAGACGATGATCGTGGTGATGGCAGCGTCCGGCGCCGCCAATATCACGCTCAATCCGTTCGAAGGCGCGACCACCGTCACCAAACAGATCGTCGATCTGCTGACCGGCGAGACCGCGTTCGACAGCCCCAAGACGCTTGCCGCATTCGCGCTGGGCCTGACGCTGTTCATGATTACCTTCGTCCTCAACATCGTCGCGCTGCGCGTCGTCAAAAAGTATCGCGAAGCCTATGAGTGA
- a CDS encoding substrate-binding domain-containing protein has translation MRRLTLIALSALSLSACGGGGGQASRDQIKIVGSSTVYPFTTMVAEQFVNSGSFKAPVIESTGTGGGMKLFCAGVGPQHPDMTNASRRMTASEFDLCQRNGVTDILEVQVGMDGIAFAESVDGPKIKLTLAEAYRALAANPMGKPNTAKLWSDINPALPAVPISIMGPPATSGTRDSLHELIMHPGCEEAYPEVKEIEKTDKDKATELCTRVREDGAYVDSGENDNLIVQKLAANPNAIGVFGYSYLEENAGRLKGVPVNGVEPSYEAISSGRYPGARAMFIYVKKQHLKAVPGINEFLAQYTKMWDPEGPLTKRGMIASSDAARAKASETIAQGTPMQRSDLE, from the coding sequence ATGCGCCGCCTTACCCTGATCGCGCTTTCTGCGCTCTCGCTCTCTGCTTGCGGCGGAGGGGGTGGCCAGGCGTCGCGCGACCAGATCAAGATCGTCGGCTCCTCGACCGTCTATCCGTTCACCACGATGGTTGCCGAGCAGTTCGTCAACTCGGGCAGCTTCAAGGCGCCGGTGATCGAGTCGACCGGCACCGGCGGCGGCATGAAGCTGTTCTGCGCGGGCGTCGGCCCGCAGCACCCGGACATGACCAACGCCTCGCGCCGGATGACGGCATCCGAATTCGACCTGTGCCAGCGCAACGGCGTGACCGATATCCTCGAGGTTCAGGTCGGAATGGACGGCATTGCCTTTGCCGAGTCGGTTGACGGGCCGAAGATCAAGCTGACGCTCGCCGAAGCCTATCGCGCACTCGCCGCCAACCCGATGGGCAAGCCCAACACCGCCAAGCTGTGGTCGGACATCAACCCGGCGCTGCCCGCCGTGCCGATCTCGATCATGGGCCCGCCCGCGACCAGCGGCACCCGCGATTCGCTGCACGAACTCATCATGCACCCCGGCTGCGAAGAAGCCTATCCCGAGGTCAAGGAGATCGAGAAGACGGACAAGGACAAGGCCACCGAGCTTTGCACCCGCGTCCGCGAGGACGGCGCCTATGTCGATTCGGGGGAGAACGACAATCTGATCGTCCAGAAGCTGGCCGCCAATCCAAACGCCATCGGCGTGTTCGGCTATTCCTATCTTGAGGAAAATGCGGGTCGCCTGAAGGGCGTACCCGTCAACGGCGTCGAGCCGAGCTACGAAGCGATCTCGTCGGGCCGGTATCCCGGCGCGCGCGCGATGTTCATCTATGTCAAGAAACAGCATCTGAAGGCCGTTCCGGGGATCAACGAATTCCTGGCTCAGTACACCAAGATGTGGGATCCCGAAGGCCCGCTGACCAAGCGCGGCATGATCGCCTCGTCCGACGCGGCGCGCGCCAAGGCGAGCGAGACGATCGCACAGGGCACGCCGATGCAGCGCAGCGACCTTGAATAG
- a CDS encoding ATP-binding protein has product MPSLTQPRTSFALVAILATAITAWLAAGAEAGAIALVGSALAALIASPAPEETSAPLSPDTVGPAAPVRIADAIEAVFEPMLLVEAQRVASANRAARALLGEHILGEDVRVAIRHPAAAERLLSPDDGAPGGPIHLVGLGTHDQRWEMRVRALSPATRIVHLSDRTGAHAADRIRVDFVANASHELRTPLASILGFIETLEDAADDPETRSRFLKVMDTEARRMQRLIDDLMSLSRIEAEKYRAPDHSVDLAQLIGQVKDELAALAPDRAADIALEIETVPPVRGDQVQLSQLLHNIIGNAMKYGRPGHPVTVGLRRAGTAMVRLSVRDEGEGIAPEHLPRLTERFYRVDSSRSRAAGGTGLGLAIVKHIVERHRGRLDIASTVGDGTTVTILLPTAPVSGPIPGPVSS; this is encoded by the coding sequence ATGCCGAGCTTGACCCAACCACGCACCTCCTTCGCCCTTGTCGCGATCCTCGCAACCGCGATCACCGCATGGCTCGCCGCTGGCGCGGAGGCGGGAGCGATCGCGCTGGTCGGCTCGGCGCTCGCGGCGCTGATCGCGTCGCCCGCGCCCGAGGAAACGAGCGCTCCGCTGTCGCCCGACACCGTCGGACCGGCCGCCCCGGTCCGCATCGCCGACGCGATCGAGGCGGTGTTCGAACCGATGCTGCTGGTCGAGGCGCAACGGGTCGCGAGCGCGAACCGGGCGGCGCGCGCGCTGCTGGGCGAGCATATATTGGGGGAGGATGTGCGCGTCGCGATCCGCCATCCCGCCGCTGCCGAACGGCTGCTCAGTCCCGATGACGGCGCTCCGGGCGGACCGATCCATCTGGTCGGCCTGGGAACGCACGATCAGCGTTGGGAAATGCGCGTCCGTGCTCTGTCCCCCGCGACACGGATCGTGCATCTGAGCGACCGGACCGGCGCCCATGCCGCCGATCGCATCCGGGTCGATTTCGTCGCCAATGCCAGCCACGAATTGCGTACCCCGCTGGCCTCGATCCTCGGCTTCATCGAAACGTTGGAGGATGCCGCCGACGATCCGGAAACGCGCTCGCGCTTTCTCAAGGTGATGGATACCGAGGCGCGCCGGATGCAGCGGCTGATCGACGACCTCATGTCGCTGTCGCGGATCGAGGCGGAGAAATATCGCGCGCCCGACCATTCGGTCGATCTCGCCCAATTGATCGGCCAGGTGAAGGACGAGCTTGCCGCGCTCGCCCCCGATCGCGCCGCCGACATCGCGCTCGAGATCGAGACGGTTCCCCCCGTGCGCGGCGATCAGGTCCAGCTGTCCCAGCTGCTCCACAACATCATCGGCAATGCGATGAAATATGGGCGCCCCGGCCATCCCGTCACGGTCGGTCTGCGCCGGGCCGGGACCGCGATGGTGCGGCTTTCGGTGCGCGACGAGGGCGAAGGGATTGCGCCCGAGCACCTTCCCCGCCTCACCGAACGCTTTTATCGCGTCGATTCGAGCCGCAGCCGCGCGGCGGGCGGCACGGGTCTGGGTCTTGCCATCGTCAAGCATATCGTCGAGCGCCACCGGGGGCGTCTCGACATCGCCAGCACGGTCGGGGACGGGACGACGGTCACCATTTTGCTTCCAACCGCCCCTGTTTCTGGCCCGATTCCCGGGCCTGTGTCATCATAA
- a CDS encoding HPr-rel-A system PqqD family peptide chaperone has translation MGTAITRYRAASVATLRIEPLDALTLIYHRASGITHLVDSPVPELLAVLQAAPLTLDATLAALTQAHDLIDPDRNALAARLDELVDAGLVERL, from the coding sequence ATGGGAACAGCCATAACCCGATACCGCGCCGCGTCCGTAGCGACGCTGCGGATCGAGCCGCTCGATGCGCTCACCCTGATCTATCACCGCGCGTCGGGCATCACCCATCTGGTCGATTCGCCGGTGCCGGAGCTGCTCGCCGTGCTTCAGGCCGCGCCGTTGACGCTCGACGCGACACTGGCGGCGCTGACGCAGGCGCACGACCTGATCGATCCCGACCGCAACGCCTTGGCCGCGCGGCTCGACGAGCTGGTCGATGCCGGACTGGTGGAGCGGCTGTGA
- a CDS encoding HprK-related kinase A, giving the protein MRHHAMLRIGPVGFRIGSDWRAPIAALNELYRDYPPPQDGIPDFTVRLFAARPWRRWLRPAVHLGGDFVIPEAAPLPLAQGILAGEMAMNLQMALGQRRYLLIHASAVEKDGRALLMTGESGAGKSTLAALLMARGWRLMGDEFALLDPATGMLHGFPRLISLKNEAIGVMEAALPDARWGPLLAGTPKGDIRHLVPDSRAIAAMDAPAKPALILFPAFGHAVAERVLEPSECFVRLTQASTNYVALGEAGFDALTGLVRGVPARAIDYPDTAGAIALVEQLWGERA; this is encoded by the coding sequence ATGCGTCACCACGCGATGCTGCGAATCGGGCCGGTGGGTTTTCGCATCGGCAGCGACTGGCGCGCGCCGATCGCCGCGCTGAACGAGCTGTATCGAGACTATCCGCCACCGCAGGACGGCATCCCCGATTTCACCGTGCGGCTGTTCGCCGCGCGACCCTGGCGCCGCTGGCTGCGCCCGGCGGTGCATCTGGGAGGCGATTTCGTGATTCCGGAGGCTGCGCCACTGCCGCTGGCGCAAGGGATATTGGCCGGCGAAATGGCGATGAACCTGCAAATGGCGCTCGGCCAGCGACGCTATCTGCTGATTCACGCATCGGCAGTGGAGAAGGACGGGCGCGCGCTGCTGATGACCGGTGAGAGCGGGGCGGGCAAATCGACGCTGGCTGCGCTGCTGATGGCGCGCGGGTGGCGGCTGATGGGCGACGAGTTCGCGTTGCTCGACCCGGCAACCGGGATGCTGCACGGCTTTCCGCGGCTGATCAGCCTCAAGAATGAGGCGATCGGGGTGATGGAAGCGGCGTTGCCCGATGCGCGCTGGGGGCCGTTGCTGGCAGGGACGCCGAAGGGCGATATCCGCCATCTCGTCCCTGATTCCCGTGCAATCGCGGCAATGGACGCGCCGGCAAAGCCCGCGCTGATCCTGTTCCCCGCGTTCGGCCATGCTGTCGCCGAACGCGTCTTGGAGCCGAGCGAGTGCTTCGTGCGGCTGACGCAAGCCTCGACCAACTATGTCGCGCTGGGAGAGGCGGGGTTCGACGCGCTGACCGGGCTGGTGCGCGGCGTGCCGGCGCGGGCGATCGACTATCCCGATACCGCTGGCGCAATTGCGCTGGTCGAGCAGTTGTGGGGGGAGCGGGCGTGA
- a CDS encoding nucleotidyltransferase domain-containing protein: MSGAMVARALRDPASVLALDAQGWTELLCAARAETLIGTLAHRVEGLAIPPAAARVLADARAAAEHGRLAALWEAEMARRALASSGIPVVLLKGTAFVAAGLSAGQGRQIGDLDILVPRERIEEAEALLLAAGWEWVKPDPYDATYYRRWMHELPPLIHRERDRMIDVHHTILPLTARVTPDATALIASAVPLGNGLSVLPPEGMIVHGAAHLLADGDVQGGLRNLWDIRCLLDEFGGDGFDLKLAACAAHHGLTREVERAVRLSTYLFGEGTAPALADRPYIRRLLARDGWGRRTRKLTELAFYLRGHWLRMPPLMLARHLWTKWRSGYRPAG, from the coding sequence GTGAGCGGCGCGATGGTCGCCCGCGCACTGCGCGATCCGGCGTCGGTGCTGGCGCTTGACGCCCAAGGCTGGACCGAGCTTCTGTGCGCGGCGCGGGCGGAGACGTTGATCGGGACCCTGGCGCACCGCGTCGAGGGGCTGGCGATCCCGCCAGCGGCGGCGCGGGTGCTGGCAGACGCGCGGGCGGCGGCAGAGCACGGGCGGCTGGCAGCGCTATGGGAGGCGGAGATGGCGCGGCGTGCGCTGGCGTCGTCCGGCATACCTGTCGTGCTGCTCAAGGGTACTGCCTTTGTCGCGGCGGGGCTGTCGGCAGGGCAGGGGCGACAGATTGGCGATCTCGACATCCTGGTTCCGCGCGAGCGGATCGAGGAGGCGGAGGCGTTGCTGCTGGCGGCAGGCTGGGAATGGGTGAAGCCCGATCCCTATGACGCCACCTATTATCGCCGCTGGATGCACGAGCTGCCGCCGCTGATCCATCGCGAACGCGACCGGATGATCGACGTCCACCACACGATCCTTCCGCTCACTGCGCGGGTGACGCCCGACGCGACGGCGCTGATCGCCAGCGCGGTGCCGTTGGGCAATGGTCTGTCGGTTTTGCCGCCCGAGGGGATGATCGTGCATGGCGCGGCGCATCTGCTGGCCGATGGCGATGTGCAGGGGGGGCTGCGCAATCTGTGGGATATCCGCTGCCTGCTCGACGAGTTCGGCGGCGACGGGTTCGATCTCAAGCTCGCCGCCTGTGCCGCGCACCATGGGCTGACGCGCGAAGTCGAGCGCGCAGTGCGGCTATCGACATATCTGTTCGGAGAGGGCACCGCGCCCGCGCTTGCCGACCGTCCCTATATCCGCCGCCTGCTCGCCCGCGATGGATGGGGACGGCGTACGCGCAAGCTGACCGAGCTGGCTTTCTACCTGCGCGGTCATTGGCTGCGGATGCCGCCGCTCATGCTGGCGCGGCATTTGTGGACGAAGTGGCGCTCCGGCTATCGCCCAGCCGGATAA
- a CDS encoding HAD-IA family hydrolase — protein MTDFPFNIVGFDLDGTLLDTSADLLAATNHALASVDRPTLSPDRIKTMIGGGAKNMLKQGLTESGGYDEAVMAKAYPALLEFYGDNLSHGTVPFAGLEQALDDLEARGVRLAIVTNKFERFATRLVREMALHQRFACVIGGDTMGKGNSKPSPAPIHEMVARCGGGRAAFVGDSIYDIMAAKNAGIPNIAVSFGFLLQPVEELGADAVIDGYDELVPALIRLGDSRSATSSTNAAPA, from the coding sequence ATGACCGATTTCCCCTTCAATATCGTCGGATTCGACCTCGACGGCACCTTGCTCGACACCAGCGCCGATTTGCTCGCGGCTACCAACCATGCGCTGGCATCGGTGGATCGCCCCACCCTGTCGCCCGACCGCATCAAGACGATGATCGGCGGCGGGGCGAAGAATATGCTGAAGCAAGGGCTGACAGAGTCGGGCGGCTATGACGAAGCGGTGATGGCGAAAGCCTATCCGGCGCTGCTGGAATTCTATGGCGACAATCTCTCCCACGGCACGGTGCCGTTTGCGGGACTCGAACAGGCACTGGACGATCTGGAGGCGCGCGGGGTCAGGCTCGCCATCGTTACCAACAAGTTCGAACGGTTTGCGACACGGCTGGTGCGCGAAATGGCGCTGCACCAGCGCTTTGCGTGCGTGATCGGCGGCGACACGATGGGCAAAGGCAATTCAAAACCCTCCCCCGCCCCGATCCATGAAATGGTAGCGCGCTGTGGGGGCGGACGTGCGGCGTTTGTCGGCGATTCGATCTATGACATCATGGCCGCGAAAAATGCGGGCATTCCCAACATCGCCGTCAGCTTCGGCTTCCTGCTGCAGCCCGTAGAAGAACTCGGCGCCGATGCGGTGATCGACGGCTATGACGAACTGGTGCCCGCGCTTATCCGGCTGGGCGATAGCCGGAGCGCCACTTCGTCCACAAATGCCGCGCCAGCATGA